One Halioglobus japonicus DNA segment encodes these proteins:
- the puuE gene encoding allantoinase PuuE codes for MSNQHYPRNLIGYGETTPQANWPNQSRIAIQFVINYEEGGENCILHGDPTSEKFLSEIIGADARQGTRHMSMESIYEYGSRVGVWRLLRLFREREVPVTVFGVASAMQRHPEVVEAMLRDGHEICSHGLRWIDYQYVEEDVERQHMQQAIEIHKRLTGKRPLGWYTGRTSPQTRKLVMEDGGFVYDADDYSDDLPFWYTDADKHQLIVPYTLDANDMRFATPQGFNSGDQFFSYLKDSFDTLYAEGVDAPKMMSIGLHCRLVGRPGRFAALKRFVEYAQSHSQVWFARRIEIARHWQTEHPFPD; via the coding sequence ATGTCGAACCAGCACTACCCAAGAAACCTGATTGGCTACGGCGAAACCACGCCGCAAGCCAACTGGCCAAATCAGTCCCGTATCGCCATACAGTTTGTCATCAATTACGAAGAGGGCGGCGAAAACTGCATTCTTCACGGCGACCCGACCTCCGAGAAGTTCCTATCGGAAATCATCGGAGCCGATGCCCGCCAGGGCACCCGCCATATGAGTATGGAGTCGATCTACGAATACGGGTCACGCGTCGGTGTGTGGCGGCTGCTGCGGCTGTTCAGAGAGCGCGAGGTACCGGTCACCGTATTCGGTGTCGCCTCTGCCATGCAGCGTCACCCCGAGGTTGTCGAGGCCATGCTGCGCGATGGTCATGAGATCTGCTCTCACGGCCTGCGCTGGATCGATTACCAGTACGTGGAGGAGGACGTCGAGCGACAGCACATGCAACAGGCCATCGAAATTCACAAAAGACTCACAGGCAAGCGACCGCTGGGCTGGTATACCGGCCGCACCAGCCCGCAGACGCGCAAATTGGTCATGGAAGATGGCGGGTTTGTCTATGACGCCGATGACTACAGTGACGATCTGCCTTTCTGGTATACCGATGCGGACAAGCACCAATTAATCGTGCCCTATACCCTGGATGCCAACGATATGCGCTTTGCCACACCACAGGGTTTTAATAGCGGTGACCAGTTCTTCAGCTACCTCAAGGACAGTTTCGACACCCTCTATGCCGAAGGCGTCGACGCGCCCAAAATGATGTCTATCGGCCTGCATTGTCGCCTGGTCGGGCGCCCAGGGCGCTTCGCGGCTCTCAAGCGTTTTGTCGAATACGCTCAGTCTCACAGCCAGGTCTGGTTTGCCCGCCGTATTGAGATTGCACGTCACTGGCAGACAGAGCACCCATTCCCGGACTGA
- the ureG gene encoding urease accessory protein UreG — MTVKQTLRVGVGGPVGSGKTALLRALCSHLRDVYDIAVVTNDIYTKEDAKFLTEHEALEADRIIGVETGGCPHTAIREDASMNLAAIDELQKRHGELDIVFVESGGDNLSATFSPELSDLTLYVIDVSAGDKIPRKGGPGITRSDLLIINKTDLAPIVGASLQVMDRDATKMRGDRPFVFSNLKQEEGLKDIIDFIVDAGMLPPLESRPDATVGQ, encoded by the coding sequence ATGACTGTAAAACAAACTTTGCGAGTTGGTGTCGGCGGCCCTGTAGGCTCCGGTAAGACAGCCCTGCTGCGCGCGCTCTGCAGCCACCTGCGCGACGTCTATGACATCGCAGTAGTCACCAACGACATTTATACCAAGGAAGATGCCAAGTTCCTCACAGAGCACGAGGCATTGGAAGCGGATCGAATCATCGGCGTAGAGACCGGGGGCTGCCCGCACACTGCCATTCGTGAAGATGCCTCCATGAACCTCGCTGCGATCGACGAACTTCAAAAGCGCCACGGCGAATTGGACATAGTGTTTGTAGAGAGTGGCGGCGACAACCTGAGTGCAACGTTCAGCCCGGAATTGTCTGATCTCACACTGTACGTGATTGACGTATCTGCGGGCGACAAAATACCCCGCAAGGGAGGCCCAGGTATTACCCGCTCCGACCTGCTCATTATCAATAAGACCGACCTCGCTCCTATCGTCGGTGCCTCACTGCAAGTCATGGATCGCGACGCCACTAAAATGCGCGGCGATCGCCCCTTCGTCTTTTCCAATCTGAAGCAAGAGGAAGGTTTAAAGGACATCATTGATTTTATTGTCGATGCAGGCATGTTGCCGCCACTGGAAAGCCGGCCCGACGCGACTGTCGGCCAATAA
- a CDS encoding urease accessory protein UreF, with protein MAITTDSALLRLLQLSSPALPVGGYAFSQGMEYAVDAGWLTDRDSTADWLRQQLAFSLGRVDLPLLLRQHRASLSGDIHTLNYNNALALACRETAELRLTDTAMGQALARLLGDLDMPLPAIDGEQSFVTIFACAAAHWGIDEDSTCRGYLWSWLENQAAAATKLVPLGQTAAQQLISLLQADLEACLSAAKQLEDIDIGGSLPALALASCRHESQYSRLFRS; from the coding sequence ATGGCCATCACCACTGACAGCGCGCTGTTGCGACTGCTGCAGCTCTCCAGCCCAGCCCTGCCGGTAGGGGGCTATGCGTTCTCGCAGGGTATGGAGTATGCCGTCGATGCCGGCTGGCTTACTGACCGCGACAGCACCGCTGACTGGTTGCGCCAACAACTGGCATTCTCGCTGGGGCGGGTTGATCTGCCACTACTGCTGCGACAGCACCGGGCCAGCCTGTCCGGCGACATCCATACTCTAAACTACAACAATGCGCTGGCGCTGGCCTGCCGCGAAACTGCAGAATTACGCCTCACTGACACAGCAATGGGGCAGGCACTGGCGCGCCTGCTGGGCGACCTTGATATGCCACTGCCCGCGATCGACGGCGAGCAAAGTTTTGTAACTATTTTCGCCTGCGCCGCTGCGCACTGGGGTATCGACGAAGACAGTACATGTCGAGGTTACCTGTGGTCCTGGCTGGAAAACCAAGCCGCGGCCGCGACCAAACTGGTGCCACTTGGACAAACGGCCGCCCAGCAATTGATCAGCCTGCTGCAGGCCGATCTGGAAGCCTGCCTGAGCGCAGCCAAACAACTTGAAGATATAGATATTGGCGGGTCACTGCCGGCACTGGCATTGGCCAGCTGCCGTCACGAGTCTCAGTACTCCCGCCTGTTCCGTTCCTGA
- the ureE gene encoding urease accessory protein UreE, translating to MLEVYERQTAAAADNIHAQVVLDHLQRERGRFKAESSNGEEVRIFLERGQTLQVGEILKTRCGKFLQVDGAREAVLEASTDDALLFSRACYHLGNRHTKVQIGAGWLRISPDHVLEEMLSELGLATVSTQAVFVPESGAYARGGHGHHH from the coding sequence ATGCTCGAAGTTTACGAACGCCAGACCGCGGCTGCGGCTGACAACATCCACGCCCAGGTGGTACTCGATCACCTGCAGCGCGAACGAGGACGCTTCAAGGCTGAGTCCAGCAACGGCGAAGAGGTCCGTATTTTCCTGGAGCGCGGCCAAACCCTGCAGGTTGGAGAGATCCTGAAAACCCGATGTGGCAAATTCTTACAGGTGGACGGCGCCAGGGAAGCGGTGCTGGAAGCCAGTACCGACGACGCGTTGCTGTTCAGCCGCGCCTGCTATCACCTGGGCAATCGTCATACCAAGGTACAGATCGGCGCCGGCTGGCTGCGTATTTCCCCGGACCATGTGCTGGAAGAAATGCTCAGCGAACTGGGCCTGGCAACGGTTAGCACCCAGGCGGTATTCGTTCCCGAATCCGGTGCCTACGCTCGGGGGGGACATGGCCATCACCACTGA
- the ureC gene encoding urease subunit alpha, with product MTTIDRKSYAAMFGPTTGDRIRLGDTALLIEVEKDYTVYGDEVKFGGGKVIRDGMGQGQLTSSEVADTVITNALILDHWGIVKADVGIKTGRICGIGKAGNPDIQDNVTIVIGPGTEVIAGEGQILTAGGVDAHIHFICPQQIEEALMSGVTTMIGGGTGPATGTNATTCTPGPWNIGKMLQATDDLPMNFGFLGKGNASQALPLEEQLAAGACGLKLHEDWGTTPATIDTCLGVAERFDVQVAIHTDTLNESGFVGDTLAAFKGRAIHTYHTEGAGGGHAPDIIRACAESNVLPSSTNPTRPYTRNTVDEHLDMLMVCHHLDTSIPEDVAFADSRIRKETIAAEDIFHDLGAFSMIASDSQAMGRVGEVVTRTWQTAHKMKVQRGALAEDNERHDNFRARRYVAKYTINPAITHGIDHEVGSIEEGKLADLVLWKPAFFGVKPSMIIKGGFIAAAPMGDPNASIPTPQPVHYRPMFGAHAGAARHTSVTFCSRAAVEAAIAETLGVRRKMVACRNTRSISKANMLLNTWQPTVTVDPQTYEVRADGELLTCEPADVLPLAQLYNLF from the coding sequence ATGACTACCATCGACAGAAAATCCTATGCCGCCATGTTCGGCCCCACGACCGGAGACCGTATCAGGCTCGGCGATACTGCGCTGCTGATCGAAGTGGAGAAGGACTACACAGTTTACGGCGACGAAGTAAAGTTTGGCGGAGGCAAGGTCATTCGTGACGGCATGGGCCAGGGCCAACTAACCAGCTCAGAAGTGGCAGATACCGTCATTACCAACGCCCTGATACTCGATCACTGGGGAATCGTCAAAGCGGATGTCGGCATTAAAACAGGACGCATATGCGGCATTGGCAAAGCGGGCAACCCGGATATTCAGGACAACGTCACGATCGTTATCGGCCCCGGCACCGAAGTCATCGCCGGCGAAGGACAGATTCTTACTGCGGGAGGGGTCGATGCGCATATTCACTTTATCTGCCCACAGCAGATCGAAGAGGCGCTGATGTCGGGTGTGACTACCATGATTGGCGGAGGCACTGGACCTGCAACCGGCACCAATGCTACAACCTGCACACCCGGGCCATGGAACATTGGCAAGATGCTTCAGGCCACCGATGATCTGCCCATGAACTTCGGATTCCTGGGCAAGGGCAATGCCAGCCAGGCACTGCCGCTGGAAGAACAACTCGCTGCGGGTGCCTGCGGTTTAAAACTCCACGAGGACTGGGGCACCACGCCTGCTACCATCGACACCTGCCTTGGCGTGGCAGAGCGGTTCGACGTACAGGTGGCCATTCATACCGACACCTTGAATGAGTCCGGTTTTGTCGGCGATACTCTGGCTGCGTTCAAGGGTCGCGCGATTCACACCTACCATACTGAAGGTGCCGGAGGCGGACACGCGCCTGATATCATTCGCGCCTGCGCCGAATCCAACGTACTGCCGTCGTCGACCAACCCGACCCGGCCCTATACACGCAATACCGTAGATGAGCATCTCGATATGCTCATGGTATGCCATCATCTGGACACCTCTATTCCGGAAGATGTTGCTTTCGCTGACTCGCGAATTCGCAAAGAGACGATTGCCGCCGAGGACATATTTCATGACCTGGGCGCATTCAGCATGATTGCGTCGGACTCCCAGGCGATGGGCCGGGTCGGCGAGGTGGTGACACGCACCTGGCAAACCGCCCACAAAATGAAAGTACAGCGCGGCGCTCTGGCCGAGGACAACGAGCGTCACGACAACTTCCGCGCACGACGCTATGTCGCCAAGTACACGATTAACCCCGCGATTACGCACGGCATAGATCACGAAGTCGGCTCAATTGAGGAGGGCAAGCTGGCCGATCTGGTACTGTGGAAACCGGCGTTTTTCGGCGTCAAACCTTCGATGATTATAAAGGGCGGCTTTATTGCTGCGGCTCCCATGGGAGACCCCAATGCATCGATTCCCACACCGCAGCCAGTCCACTATCGACCCATGTTTGGTGCCCACGCCGGCGCGGCGCGGCATACCTCGGTCACTTTCTGCTCGCGAGCAGCCGTCGAAGCAGCCATTGCTGAGACCCTCGGCGTGCGCCGTAAAATGGTGGCCTGCCGCAATACCCGATCCATTAGCAAAGCCAATATGCTGCTCAACACATGGCAGCCCACGGTGACCGTCGACCCACAAACCTATGAGGTGAGGGCCGATGGCGAACTACTTACCTGCGAGCCAGCGGATGTACTGCCGCTCGCCCAGTTGTACAACCTGTTCTGA
- a CDS encoding urease subunit beta, with amino-acid sequence MKPGEILAAEGDLQLNVGRTTVTLFVKNSGDRPIQVGSHYHFYEVNPSLEFDREAARGFRLNIVSGTAVRFEPGQDREVELVAYAGKREVYGFRGEVMGPLDSEEADA; translated from the coding sequence ATGAAGCCAGGAGAAATACTCGCCGCAGAAGGCGATCTGCAACTCAACGTGGGGCGCACCACCGTCACCCTCTTTGTCAAAAATAGCGGCGACCGCCCGATACAAGTGGGCTCCCACTACCACTTCTATGAAGTCAATCCGTCACTGGAATTCGACCGGGAAGCCGCCCGTGGTTTCCGCCTGAATATCGTATCCGGCACCGCGGTTCGTTTTGAGCCAGGCCAGGACCGCGAGGTGGAACTGGTCGCCTATGCGGGGAAACGCGAGGTCTATGGTTTCCGCGGTGAGGTGATGGGACCACTGGACAGCGAGGAGGCGGACGCATGA
- a CDS encoding urease subunit gamma: MELLPREKDKLLVFTAALLAERRLARGLKLNYPEAVALLTLEIMEGARDGKTVAELMSYGREILTADQVMPGVADLIHEVQVEATFPDGTKLVTVHNPIN; this comes from the coding sequence ATGGAATTGCTCCCCAGAGAGAAAGATAAGTTACTGGTATTCACTGCGGCACTACTGGCAGAAAGACGATTGGCGCGTGGACTGAAGCTGAATTACCCGGAGGCAGTCGCACTGCTAACCCTGGAGATTATGGAAGGGGCACGCGACGGCAAAACGGTGGCAGAACTCATGAGTTACGGCAGGGAAATTCTCACCGCCGACCAGGTAATGCCCGGCGTGGCTGACCTGATTCACGAAGTACAAGTAGAGGCGACCTTTCCCGACGGCACCAAGCTGGTCACTGTTCACAACCCCATAAACTGA
- a CDS encoding urease accessory protein UreD: protein MENAARALITTPGAARIYRARDFNPVQKQDVRLKLAPGCSLEWFPLETIIYNGACVQLDTQIELEGDSHFVGWEISCFGLPASNQPFSQGSFLQRYRVFHDGVPVFVEGLHITEENLTNQLQGSATLRGKTSCGLFLAGPLSEPLTEEEMDQLRNATHTPQADLSQVGSFVVGRYLGDSAEQARKAFTGWWHALRPRLLGRPSCQPRIWLT from the coding sequence ATGGAGAACGCCGCCAGGGCGCTGATTACCACGCCCGGAGCTGCACGCATTTACCGGGCGCGAGATTTCAACCCAGTGCAAAAGCAGGACGTCCGACTCAAGCTCGCCCCTGGCTGCAGCCTAGAATGGTTTCCGCTTGAGACCATTATTTATAACGGCGCCTGTGTGCAACTGGACACCCAGATAGAGCTCGAGGGAGACAGCCATTTTGTGGGCTGGGAAATCAGTTGTTTTGGTCTCCCTGCTTCGAATCAGCCGTTTTCCCAGGGCAGTTTCCTGCAGCGCTATCGCGTCTTTCACGATGGCGTTCCGGTGTTTGTCGAAGGGCTGCACATTACTGAAGAGAACCTGACAAACCAACTCCAGGGCAGCGCGACGCTGCGTGGTAAGACCAGCTGCGGCCTGTTTCTTGCAGGCCCTTTGAGCGAACCACTGACAGAAGAAGAGATGGATCAATTACGCAACGCTACTCACACACCTCAGGCCGACCTGTCTCAGGTGGGTAGCTTTGTCGTTGGCCGCTACCTGGGCGACAGCGCCGAGCAGGCACGCAAGGCATTCACAGGCTGGTGGCATGCACTACGCCCTCGGCTACTGGGCAGGCCCTCTTGCCAACCACGTATCTGGTTAACCTGA
- a CDS encoding phosphoribosyltransferase: MSLQSEKRFIEEEELLNDAFRLAVNIYESGFRPNFIVGIWRGGSTVGIYVQECLQYLGVMTDHIAIRTSYRGMDSYLEKVQSPETIRVHGLQYLYEQLNRDDRLLLVDDVFSSGHNIEAVLQRLQAKCKRNYPEDVRIAVPFYRPDKNRTGRIPDYFLHETSDWLVLPYELQGLTDDEITHHKPWVKPILENL, encoded by the coding sequence GTGTCCCTGCAGTCTGAGAAACGATTTATCGAAGAGGAAGAACTGCTCAACGACGCCTTCCGTCTGGCAGTGAACATCTACGAAAGCGGCTTTCGGCCCAATTTCATTGTCGGTATCTGGCGAGGCGGGTCGACGGTTGGCATCTACGTCCAAGAGTGCCTTCAATACCTGGGCGTCATGACCGACCACATCGCCATCCGCACCTCTTATCGCGGTATGGACAGCTATCTGGAAAAAGTGCAGTCGCCGGAAACAATTCGTGTGCATGGCCTCCAGTATCTCTACGAGCAGCTCAACCGGGATGACCGCCTGCTACTCGTCGATGACGTCTTCAGCAGCGGCCACAACATTGAGGCGGTATTGCAACGCCTGCAAGCCAAGTGCAAGCGCAACTATCCCGAGGACGTGCGGATTGCTGTGCCTTTTTACCGCCCAGACAAAAACCGAACAGGACGTATCCCCGATTACTTTCTGCATGAAACATCAGACTGGCTGGTACTGCCCTACGAGCTGCAGGGCCTGACCGATGACGAGATCACTCACCATAAACCCTGGGTAAAGCCCATTTTGGAGAACCTATGA
- a CDS encoding phosphoribosyltransferase, which produces MIEKTYLSAQQLLEDSFRLGADIVADGFRPSFIIAIWRGGTPVGIAVQEMLAYSGIETDHIAIRTSSYAAEIDGRSASIRIHGMNYLIKYITHDDRLLIVDDVFDTGHTIDAVIRHLQEKARLNTPREIRVAVPYYKPTRSEVERVPDYYLHETEAWLKYPHSLEGLTREEIREHRPVLYDILGQHIRDD; this is translated from the coding sequence ATGATCGAGAAAACCTATCTCTCTGCCCAGCAATTGCTGGAAGACTCTTTCCGCCTTGGCGCAGATATTGTCGCCGATGGATTTCGCCCTTCGTTTATTATCGCCATCTGGCGGGGCGGGACGCCGGTCGGCATAGCCGTGCAGGAAATGCTGGCCTATTCCGGCATTGAGACCGATCACATCGCTATTCGCACATCGTCTTACGCGGCAGAGATCGACGGACGTTCCGCAAGCATCCGCATTCACGGTATGAACTACCTGATCAAGTACATTACCCACGATGATCGTTTGTTGATTGTCGATGATGTGTTCGACACCGGGCATACGATCGATGCCGTGATTCGCCATCTGCAGGAAAAGGCCCGGCTTAATACGCCGAGGGAAATTCGCGTGGCTGTGCCTTACTACAAACCCACCCGTAGCGAAGTTGAGCGCGTGCCGGATTACTACCTGCACGAGACTGAAGCCTGGCTCAAGTACCCTCATTCCCTCGAGGGCCTTACCCGAGAGGAAATCCGTGAACACCGACCTGTCCTTTACGACATTCTGGGCCAACATATTCGCGACGACTGA
- a CDS encoding urate hydroxylase PuuD — MEAYVLDWLQLIFRWLHVITGVAWIGASFYFVWLDNHLQDPPRWKSDKGIKGDLWAIHGGGIYEVAKYELAPEKMPETLHWFKWEAYSTWLTGMVLMILVFYVGADAYLIDRRVAELSQFQAIATGLGFIVGGWVLYETLCATPLARNGYLLGLVLIGLAVVSAYALTHLFSGRGAYIHMGAMIGTIMAGNVFRVIMPSQRALVAAIEAGDAPDPSWGQKAKLRSTHNNYLTLPLLFIMISNHYPMTYAHEHNWLILLAIIAITAFARHYFNLRHKGINKPIILVISLLATATLAWAVMPKPAPVSDSADTVSQVNAPTAQKILTKHCVSCHSAQPTDETFTTAPMGVMLDTVDQMQQWAPRIKARTVDSMDMPFLNKTGMTPAERATLGAWIDAGAPAN; from the coding sequence ATGGAAGCCTATGTCCTCGACTGGTTGCAGCTGATTTTCCGTTGGCTGCACGTGATTACCGGTGTAGCCTGGATCGGAGCCTCGTTCTACTTTGTCTGGCTGGACAATCACCTGCAAGACCCGCCGCGCTGGAAAAGCGACAAAGGCATCAAAGGTGACTTGTGGGCCATTCACGGCGGCGGAATTTACGAGGTCGCCAAATACGAGCTCGCACCCGAGAAAATGCCCGAAACCCTGCACTGGTTTAAGTGGGAGGCCTACAGCACCTGGCTGACTGGCATGGTGTTGATGATCCTGGTGTTCTATGTGGGCGCGGATGCGTACCTCATTGATCGCAGGGTGGCAGAACTCAGCCAGTTTCAGGCCATAGCCACCGGCCTGGGATTTATTGTGGGCGGCTGGGTACTTTACGAAACGCTGTGTGCGACACCACTGGCCCGCAATGGCTACCTGCTGGGTCTGGTCCTTATCGGACTCGCTGTAGTCAGTGCCTACGCGCTGACTCATTTGTTCAGCGGCCGGGGAGCCTATATTCATATGGGAGCAATGATTGGCACGATTATGGCCGGCAACGTATTCAGGGTCATCATGCCTTCGCAGCGCGCGCTCGTGGCAGCCATTGAGGCTGGCGATGCACCGGATCCAAGCTGGGGACAGAAAGCCAAGTTAAGATCGACGCACAACAACTATCTCACGCTACCGTTGTTGTTCATCATGATCAGCAACCACTACCCAATGACCTATGCCCATGAGCACAACTGGCTCATATTGCTGGCGATTATCGCAATCACCGCCTTCGCGCGGCACTACTTTAACCTCCGCCACAAAGGGATTAACAAACCCATTATTCTGGTTATCTCACTGCTCGCCACCGCCACACTGGCCTGGGCAGTCATGCCCAAGCCAGCGCCGGTCAGCGATTCGGCTGACACGGTCTCTCAGGTAAACGCTCCGACTGCGCAGAAGATCCTGACTAAACACTGTGTGAGCTGCCACTCTGCGCAACCTACCGACGAGACATTTACCACCGCACCCATGGGTGTCATGCTGGACACCGTTGACCAGATGCAGCAATGGGCACCCCGGATCAAGGCGCGTACTGTGGACTCCATGGACATGCCTTTCTTGAACAAGACCGGCATGACGCCGGCAGAACGAGCAACTCTGGGTGCGTGGATTGATGCCGGCGCGCCGGCTAACTGA